A genome region from Struthio camelus isolate bStrCam1 chromosome 26, bStrCam1.hap1, whole genome shotgun sequence includes the following:
- the HMG20B gene encoding SWI/SNF-related matrix-associated actin-dependent regulator of chromatin subfamily E member 1-related isoform X1: protein MWPARGPDLSSVGSGLRGLPMAHNTKQLAAGMLHTTGKAQHGSFLVAIKQEKGEVARTSSEKPHGEEEPVKKRGWPKGKKRKKILPNGPKAPVTGYVRFLNERREQIRTQHPDLPFPEITKMLGAEWSKLQLSEKQRYLDEAEREKQQYMKELREYQQSEAYKMCTEKIQEKKIKKEDAGSAAVNTLLNGHPQKAGECSDTFSTFDVPIFTEEFLDQNKAREAELRRLRKMNTEFEEQNAILQKHTESMNCAKEKLEQELAQEERQTLALQQQLQSVRQALTTSFASLPIPGTGETPTLNTLDFYMAKLHSAIESNPLQHEKLVVRIKEILSRIASEHL, encoded by the exons ATGTGGCCAGCAAG GGGTCCTGATCTGAGCAGTGTTGGCAGTGGTCTGCGAGGACTGCCCATGGCCCACAACACAAAGCAGCTGGCTGCAGGGATGCT ACACACCACAGGCAAAGCTCAGCATGGCAGCTTCCTGGTGGCCATCAAACAGGAGAAgggggaggtggcccggacgagCAGCGAGAAGCCTCATGGTGAGGAAGAG CCAGTGAAGAAGAGAGGCTGGCCcaaggggaagaagaggaagaagatccTTCCTAATGGCCCCAAAGCCCCTGTGACTGGCTACGTCCGTTTCCTGAATGAACGGCGGGAGCAGATCCGCACACAGCATCCTGACCTACCCTTCCCAGAGATCACTAAGATGCTGGGGGCTGAGTGGAGCAAGCTGCAGCTCTCAGAGAAACAG CGGTACCTGGATGAAGCAGAGCGGGAGAAGCAGCAGTACATGAAGGAGCTGCGGGAATACCAGCAGTCAGAGGCCTACAAGATGTGCACGGAGAAGATCCAGGAGAAGAAGATCAAAAAAG AggatgctggctctgcagcagtgaACACCTTGCTAAATGGGCACCCACAGAAG GCTGGTGAGTGCAGTGACACGTTCTCCACCTTTGATGTCCCCATCTTCACGGAGGAGTTTTTGGACCAGAATAAAG CACGGGAAGCTGAGCTGCGGCGCCTGAGGAAGATGAATACGGAGTTTGAGGAGCAGAATGCCATCCTGcagaagcacacagagagcatGAACTGTGccaaggagaagctggagcaggagctggcccAGGAGGAGCGGCAGACCCTGGccttgcagcagcagctccaatCTGTGCGACAGGCCCTCACCACCAGCTTCGCGTCTCTTCCCATCCCTG GCACTGGGGAGACCCCCACACTGAACACTCTGGATTTCTACATGGCCAAACTGCACAGTGCCATTGAGAGCAACCCGCTGCAGCATGAGAAACTGGTGGTTCGCATCAAGGAGATCCTATCTCGGATAGCCAG TGAACACTTATGA
- the HMG20B gene encoding SWI/SNF-related matrix-associated actin-dependent regulator of chromatin subfamily E member 1-related isoform X2 — protein MAHNTKQLAAGMLHTTGKAQHGSFLVAIKQEKGEVARTSSEKPHGEEEPVKKRGWPKGKKRKKILPNGPKAPVTGYVRFLNERREQIRTQHPDLPFPEITKMLGAEWSKLQLSEKQRYLDEAEREKQQYMKELREYQQSEAYKMCTEKIQEKKIKKEDAGSAAVNTLLNGHPQKAGECSDTFSTFDVPIFTEEFLDQNKAREAELRRLRKMNTEFEEQNAILQKHTESMNCAKEKLEQELAQEERQTLALQQQLQSVRQALTTSFASLPIPGTGETPTLNTLDFYMAKLHSAIESNPLQHEKLVVRIKEILSRIASEHL, from the exons ATGGCCCACAACACAAAGCAGCTGGCTGCAGGGATGCT ACACACCACAGGCAAAGCTCAGCATGGCAGCTTCCTGGTGGCCATCAAACAGGAGAAgggggaggtggcccggacgagCAGCGAGAAGCCTCATGGTGAGGAAGAG CCAGTGAAGAAGAGAGGCTGGCCcaaggggaagaagaggaagaagatccTTCCTAATGGCCCCAAAGCCCCTGTGACTGGCTACGTCCGTTTCCTGAATGAACGGCGGGAGCAGATCCGCACACAGCATCCTGACCTACCCTTCCCAGAGATCACTAAGATGCTGGGGGCTGAGTGGAGCAAGCTGCAGCTCTCAGAGAAACAG CGGTACCTGGATGAAGCAGAGCGGGAGAAGCAGCAGTACATGAAGGAGCTGCGGGAATACCAGCAGTCAGAGGCCTACAAGATGTGCACGGAGAAGATCCAGGAGAAGAAGATCAAAAAAG AggatgctggctctgcagcagtgaACACCTTGCTAAATGGGCACCCACAGAAG GCTGGTGAGTGCAGTGACACGTTCTCCACCTTTGATGTCCCCATCTTCACGGAGGAGTTTTTGGACCAGAATAAAG CACGGGAAGCTGAGCTGCGGCGCCTGAGGAAGATGAATACGGAGTTTGAGGAGCAGAATGCCATCCTGcagaagcacacagagagcatGAACTGTGccaaggagaagctggagcaggagctggcccAGGAGGAGCGGCAGACCCTGGccttgcagcagcagctccaatCTGTGCGACAGGCCCTCACCACCAGCTTCGCGTCTCTTCCCATCCCTG GCACTGGGGAGACCCCCACACTGAACACTCTGGATTTCTACATGGCCAAACTGCACAGTGCCATTGAGAGCAACCCGCTGCAGCATGAGAAACTGGTGGTTCGCATCAAGGAGATCCTATCTCGGATAGCCAG TGAACACTTATGA
- the HMG20B gene encoding SWI/SNF-related matrix-associated actin-dependent regulator of chromatin subfamily E member 1-related isoform X3: MAASWWPSNRRRGRWPGRAARSLMPVKKRGWPKGKKRKKILPNGPKAPVTGYVRFLNERREQIRTQHPDLPFPEITKMLGAEWSKLQLSEKQRYLDEAEREKQQYMKELREYQQSEAYKMCTEKIQEKKIKKEDAGSAAVNTLLNGHPQKAGECSDTFSTFDVPIFTEEFLDQNKAREAELRRLRKMNTEFEEQNAILQKHTESMNCAKEKLEQELAQEERQTLALQQQLQSVRQALTTSFASLPIPGTGETPTLNTLDFYMAKLHSAIESNPLQHEKLVVRIKEILSRIASEHL, translated from the exons ATGGCAGCTTCCTGGTGGCCATCAAACAGGAGAAgggggaggtggcccggacgagCAGCGAGAAGCCTCATG CCAGTGAAGAAGAGAGGCTGGCCcaaggggaagaagaggaagaagatccTTCCTAATGGCCCCAAAGCCCCTGTGACTGGCTACGTCCGTTTCCTGAATGAACGGCGGGAGCAGATCCGCACACAGCATCCTGACCTACCCTTCCCAGAGATCACTAAGATGCTGGGGGCTGAGTGGAGCAAGCTGCAGCTCTCAGAGAAACAG CGGTACCTGGATGAAGCAGAGCGGGAGAAGCAGCAGTACATGAAGGAGCTGCGGGAATACCAGCAGTCAGAGGCCTACAAGATGTGCACGGAGAAGATCCAGGAGAAGAAGATCAAAAAAG AggatgctggctctgcagcagtgaACACCTTGCTAAATGGGCACCCACAGAAG GCTGGTGAGTGCAGTGACACGTTCTCCACCTTTGATGTCCCCATCTTCACGGAGGAGTTTTTGGACCAGAATAAAG CACGGGAAGCTGAGCTGCGGCGCCTGAGGAAGATGAATACGGAGTTTGAGGAGCAGAATGCCATCCTGcagaagcacacagagagcatGAACTGTGccaaggagaagctggagcaggagctggcccAGGAGGAGCGGCAGACCCTGGccttgcagcagcagctccaatCTGTGCGACAGGCCCTCACCACCAGCTTCGCGTCTCTTCCCATCCCTG GCACTGGGGAGACCCCCACACTGAACACTCTGGATTTCTACATGGCCAAACTGCACAGTGCCATTGAGAGCAACCCGCTGCAGCATGAGAAACTGGTGGTTCGCATCAAGGAGATCCTATCTCGGATAGCCAG TGAACACTTATGA
- the GIPC3 gene encoding PDZ domain-containing protein GIPC3, giving the protein MQQAGRQGRQAEEDSPMENGMGQEPRAAETPTAEGAPAPRAPRVRPRLVFHTQLAHGSPTGRIEGFTNVKELYAKIAEVFSIAPTEILFCTLNTHKVDMQKLLGGQIGLEDFIFAHVRGETKEVEVTKTEDALGLTITDNGAGYAFIKRIKEGSIINRIQTVCVGDSIEAINDHTIVGCRHYEVARMLRELPRAQPFTLRLVQPKKAFDMIGQRMRSSKCLGEGRVASGKETLRLRAKGPATLEEGPSAFEEEAARRVDDLLESYMGIRDSELASTMVETAKECPSAAELAKGLDSVLGEFAFPDEFVAEVWAAVCEAKGRQK; this is encoded by the exons atgcagcaggcaggcaggcaaggcaggcaggctgaggaggacagCCCCATGGAGAACGGCATGGGGCAGGAACCGAGGGCTGCCGAGACACCCACTGCAGAGGGTGCCCCAGCACCCCGGGCCCCCCGGGTCCGCCCACGGCTGGTGTTTCACACCCAGCTGgcccacggcagccccacaggCCGCATCGAGGGCTTCACCAACGTGAAGGAGCTCTATGCCAAAATTGCTGAAGTCTTCAGCATCGCGCCCACTGAG ATCCTCTTTTGCACGCTCAACACGCACAAAGTGGACATGCAGAAGCTGCTAGGTGGGCAGATCGGCCTGGAGGACTTCATCTTCGCCCACGTCCGGGGTGAGACAAAGGAGGTGGAGGTGACCAAGACTGAGGATGCCCTTGGCCTCACCATCACGGACAATGGGGCTGGCTATGCTTTCATCAAG CGAATAAAGGAGGGGAGCATCATCAACCGCATCCAGACAGTGTGCGTGGGCGACAGCATCGAGGCCATCAATGACCACACCATCGTGGGCTGCCGGCACTATGAGGTGGCCCGgatgctgcgggagctgccccGGGCTCAGCCCTTCACCCTTCGCCTAGTGCAGCCCAAAAAGGCCTTTG ATATGATTGGGCAGAGGATGCGGAGCAGCAAGTGCCTGGGCGAGGGCAGAGTGGCCAGCGGGAAGGAGACGCTGCGGCTGCGTGCAAAGGGCCCTGCCACGCTGGAGGAGGGG CCCAGCGCCTTCGAGGAAGAAGCTGCCCGCCGGGTGGACGACCTGCTCGAGAGCTACATGGGCATCCGCGACAGTGAGCTGG cctcaaCCATGGTGGAGACGGCCAAGGAGTGCCCCAGCGCCGCCGAGCTCGCCAAGGGCTTGGACTCGGTACTGGGCGAGTTCGCCTTCCCCGACGAGTTCGTGGCCGAGGTGTGGGCGGCCGTCTGCGAGGCCAAGGGGCGGCAGAAGTAg
- the TBXA2R gene encoding thromboxane A2 receptor, giving the protein MGLGETEPPSGSAAGRPDLCFGAFNASVSLNETQRKAITSPWFSTAFGLIGLCSNLFALCVLLSSSRKMSSRARSSFLVFLCGLVVTDFMGLLVTASVIIPYHFIKFDWAEVDPGCHLCNFLGFSMVFFGQCPLLLGATMAGERFFGINHPFSRSTSISKRRAWSIVGLVWGFACVLGLLPVLGLGRYTLQYPSSWCFLTLLPDTGNVIFCLLFALLGIVSVLLSFILNTVSVVTLCRVYHDRESVQRRRDSEVEMMVQLVGIMIIATICWMPLLIFIIQTVLQQLPAPDRVQTLPTETQKMLLIYIRMVTWNQILDPWVYILFRRAVLQRVYPSLRSRPSIVSLYPVLNPSLRRKFTQESVLQ; this is encoded by the exons ATGGGGTTGGGGGAGACGGAGCCCCCCAGCGGGAGCGCAGCCGGCCGGCCGGACCTGTGCTTCGGGGCGTTCAACGCCAGCGTCAGCCTCAATGAGACGCAGAGGAAAGCCATCACCTCGCCGTGGTTCTCCACTGCCTTTGGCCTCATCGGCCTCTGCTCCAACCTCTTCGCCCTGTGCGTCCTGCTCAGCTCCTCCCGCAAGATGTCCAGCCGGGCTCGTTCTTCCTTCCTTGTCTTCCTCTGCGGGCTGGTGGTCACAGACTTCATGGGGCTGCTAGTGACAGCCTCAGTCATCATCCCCTACCACTTCATCAAGTTCGACTGGGCCGAGGTGGACCCCGGCTGCCACCTCTGCAACTTCCTTGGCTTCTCCATGGTCTTCTTCGGGCAGTGCCCACTGCTGCTGGGGGCCACCATGGCTGGCGAGAGGTTCTTCGGCATCAACCACCCCTTCTCCCGCTCCACCAGCATCTCCAAGCGCCGCGCGTGGTCCATTGTAGGGCTGGTGTGGGGGTTTGCCTGCGTCCTGGGTCTCCTGCCGGTGCTAGGGCTGGGGAGGTACACGCTGCAGTACCCCAGCTCCTGGTGCTTCCTCACCCTCCTGCCTGACACTGGCAACGTCATCTTctgcctgctctttgccttgctgggCATCGTCTCTGTGTTGCTCTCCTTCATCTTGAACACAGTCAGCGTGGTGACACTCTGTCGTGTCTACCATGACCGGGAGTCAGTGCAGCGGCGCCGGGACAGCGAGGTGGAGATGATGGTGCAGCTCGTGGGCATCATGATCATCGCCACCATCTGCTGGATGCCCCTTCTG atCTTCATTATCCAGACGGTCCTGCAGCAGCTTCCGGCCCCCGACCGGGTCCAGACACTGCCCACGGAGACACAGAAGATGCTGCTCATCTACATCCGCATGGTCACCTGGAACCAGATCCTCGACCCCTGGGTCTACATCCTCTTCCGGCGGGCCGTGCTGCAGCGTGTCTACCCCAGCCTCCGCTCGCGGCCCTCCATCGTCTCCCTCTACCCCGTCCTCAACCCTTCCCTGCGCCGCAAGTTCACCCAGGAGTCGGTGCTGCAGTAG
- the CACTIN gene encoding splicing factor Cactin, with the protein MGSGSRSPARRRRRPSRSRSRGRGRSRSASGSDEKRRRRRSRSRSGRRRREPSPGSDSGDERQKWKKKKSKSRDQHDKSQKKHRSRSRGRSASSGSERESDKRRAQSRERRRKRAGSKSSVSSVSSPSPSRSQGREETQQLSLQERLRLKEEKKKQAALMKALETPEEKRARRLAKKEAKERKKREKMGWGEEYMGYTNTDNPFGDNNLLGTFIWSKALEKKGISHLDEKDLKERNKRIQEDNRLELQKVKQLRLEREREKAMREQELEMLQREKEAEHFKTWEEQEDNFHLQQAKLRSKIRIRDGRAKPIDLLAKYISAEDDDLAVEMHEPYTFLNGLTVSDMEDLVEDIQVYMELEQGKNVDFWRDMTIITEDEIAKLRKLEASGKGGPAERRDGVNASVSSDVQSVFKGKTYNQLQVLYQGIESKIRAGGPNLDIGYWESLLQQLKAYMARARLRERHQDVLRQKLYKLKQEQGVESEPLFPIIKREPASPSDRYLFSLPHRLDPEETIVVQPGPSSESGAEPESEAKGDAEGEAVLMEEDLIQQSLDDYDAGKYSPRLMGTNELPFDAHVLEAEEDLHRLLLLRQQLQVTGDATESADDIFFRKAKEGMGADEAQFSVEMPLTGKAYLWADKYRPRKPRFFNRVHTGFEWNKYNQTHYDFDNPPPKIVQGYKFNIFYPDLIDKRSTPEYFLEACQDNKDFAILRFHAGPPYEDIAFKIVNREWEYSHRHGFRCQFANGIFQLWFHFKRYRYRR; encoded by the exons atGGGCTCGGGGtcgcgcagccccgcgcggcggcggcggcggccgtcccGGTCGCGgtcgcggggccggggccgctcgcgcTCCGCGTCCGGCAGCGATGAGAAGCGGCGGCgacgccggagccggagccggagcgggcggcgccgccgggagccgAGCCCGGG TTCTGACTCTGGAGATGAGAggcaaaaatggaagaagaagaaatctaaaAGTAGGGACCAGCACGACAAAAGCCAGAAGAAACACCGCTCACGGTCCCGGGGTCGTTCTGCCAGCTCGggctcagagagagagagtgacAAGAGGAGAGCCCAGAGCAGAGAAAGGCGGAGGAAGAGAGCTGGTTCCAAGtcctctgtgtcctctgtcagcTCTCCGTCCCCCTCGCGTTCCCAGGGCAGGGAGGAGACACAGCAGCTGAGCCTTCAGGAGCGCTTGAGgttgaaggaagagaagaagaagcaGGCTGCACTCATGAAAGCCTTGGAGACACCTGAAGAGAAACGGGCTCGCCGCCTGGCCAAGAAGGAAGCCAAGGAGAGGAAGAAGCGGGAGAAGATGGGGTGGGGAGAAGAGTACATGGGTTACACCAACACCGACAATCCCTTTGGGGACAACAACCTGCTGGGCACCTTCATCTGGAGCAAG GCcctggagaagaagggaatcagcCACCTGGATGAGAAGGACCTGAAAGAGAGGAATAAGCGAATCCAGGAGGACAATcgcctggagctgcagaag GTGAAGCAGCTGCGTCTGGAGCGGGAGCGAGAGAAGGCGATGCGTGAGCAGGAGCTGGAGATGCTGCAgcgggagaaagaggcagagcactTCAAAACCTGGGAGGAACAGGAAGACAACTTCCACCTGCAGCAAGCCAAGCTGCG GTCTAAGATCCGGATTCGGGACGGGAGAGCGAAACCCATTGACCTGCTGGCCAAGTACATCAGTGCAGAGGATGATGACCTGGCTGTGGAGATGCACGAGCCCTACACCTTCCTGAATGGCCTGACTGTCTCCGACATGGAAGATCTGGTGGAGGATATCCAG GTTTACATGGAGCTGGAGCAAGGCAAGAACGTGGATTTCTGGAGGGACATGACCATCATCACAGAGGATGAGATAGCCAAGCTCCGCAAACTCGAAGCCtctgggaaaggaggacctg CGGAGCGTCGCGATGGTGTCAATGCCTCTGTCAGCTCGGATGTGCAGTCTGTGTTCAAGGGGAAGACGTATAACCAGCTGCAAGTGCTCTACCAAGGCATTGAGAGCAAGATCCGAGCAGGTGGACCCAATCTCGACATTGGCTACTGGGAgagcctgctgcagcagctgaaggccTACATGGCCCGGGCCAG GCTGCGGGAGCGGCACCAGGACGTGCTGCGCCAGAAGTTGTACAAGTTGAAGCAGGAGCAGGGTGTGGAGAGCGAGCCACTCTTTCCCATCATCAAGAGGGAGCCAGCCTCCCCCAGTGACAG gtatctcttctctcttccccacagGCTGGATCCTGAGGAGACCATTGTAGTACAGCCAGGACCATCCTCAGAGTCAGGGGCAGAGCCAGAGTCAGAGGCCAAGGGGGATGCAGAGGGGGAGGCCGTGCTGATGGAGGAGGACCTGATCCAGCAGAGCCTGGACGATTATGACGCAGGGAAGTACAGCCCCCGACTGATGGGCACCAACGAGCTGCCCTTTGACGCCCACGTGTTGGAGGCTGAGGAGGACCTGCACCGGCTGCTGCTTCTGcgtcagcagctccaggtcaCAG GTGATGCTACCGAGAGCGCCGATGACATCTTCTTCCGTAAAGCAAAGGAGGGCATGGGTGCAGACGAGGCGCAGTTCAGCGTGGAAATGCCCCTTACAGGCAAGGCCTATCTCTGGGCTGACAAGTACCGGCCCCGCAAGCCCCGCTTCTTCAACCGGGTGCACACAGGCTTTGAGTGGAACAAGTACAACCAGACCCACTATGACTTCGACAACCCCCCACCCAAGATTGTGCAGGGCTACAAGTTCAACATTTTCTACCCTGACCTCATTGACAAGCGCTCTACACCTGAGTACTTCCTGGAGGCCTGCCAGGACAACAAGGACTTTGCCATCCTGCGCTTCCATGCTGGGCCACCCTACGAGGACATTGCCTTCAAGATCGTTAACCGGGAGTGGGAGTATTCCCACCGCCACGGCTTCCGCTGCCAGTTTGCCAATGGTATCTTCCAGCTCTGGTTCCACTTCAAACGTTACCGCTACCGTAGATGA